One genomic window of Kosmotoga olearia TBF 19.5.1 includes the following:
- a CDS encoding type II secretion system F family protein translates to MPEYRYEIITKDGKTERGKISAASQLEALQLLNSQGFVVTSIKPISKTRKRKRSLFPIQPKELSLFSRQLATMVSSGVRIRDALQVLSKQTMFSRRFRKILVEVVLLIESGEGFSDALEKTRVFDELFVNLVRAGETGGVLDEALQRVAEFYEGMVDLQNQVKSAMSYPLFMMAFAVGIVGVISFFILPNLMSAFGTGFEPGGVMGFLLWMNSLLTNHGVVVAIAVVMFFIGAKIFMMTKYGLIVKNFFGSIIPPVRKLRETTALERFTRTLAVLVASGVDLPTSLELAAEVSESTKIMNGISLAVDMIRAGEPIHVSLEKQKIFPSIVISMVSTGEETGKLDEVMFKVADFYHAQVTTSLKKLVSLVEPIMIMFIGGFIGFLAYTMYNTIFSMEQAMGG, encoded by the coding sequence ATGCCGGAATATAGGTACGAAATAATCACCAAAGATGGAAAAACAGAAAGAGGAAAAATTAGCGCAGCTTCCCAACTTGAAGCGTTGCAACTATTGAATAGCCAGGGATTCGTGGTTACATCCATCAAGCCAATTTCAAAGACCCGGAAAAGAAAAAGGTCATTGTTCCCTATACAACCTAAAGAACTTAGCCTCTTTTCAAGACAGCTGGCAACGATGGTATCGTCAGGAGTTAGGATTAGAGACGCACTACAGGTACTTTCAAAACAAACTATGTTTTCTCGTAGATTCAGAAAAATTTTGGTTGAAGTCGTTCTTTTAATTGAATCAGGTGAAGGATTCAGCGATGCCCTTGAAAAAACACGCGTCTTTGATGAACTCTTTGTGAATCTTGTCAGAGCTGGCGAAACTGGCGGCGTACTCGATGAGGCCTTACAAAGGGTTGCCGAATTCTACGAAGGAATGGTTGACCTTCAAAACCAGGTAAAATCAGCAATGTCTTATCCATTGTTCATGATGGCTTTTGCCGTTGGTATCGTTGGAGTTATTTCCTTCTTCATACTACCAAATCTAATGAGTGCCTTTGGTACTGGATTTGAACCTGGCGGAGTTATGGGATTCCTCCTGTGGATGAATTCGCTGCTGACAAATCATGGAGTAGTGGTTGCCATTGCAGTGGTAATGTTCTTTATAGGAGCCAAAATCTTCATGATGACAAAATACGGTCTGATCGTAAAAAATTTTTTTGGATCTATCATTCCACCTGTAAGAAAGTTACGAGAAACAACAGCCCTTGAGCGTTTCACACGTACTCTAGCGGTTCTGGTGGCAAGTGGTGTGGATCTTCCAACATCCCTTGAACTCGCCGCCGAGGTTTCGGAAAGCACCAAAATAATGAACGGAATTTCATTAGCTGTAGATATGATCAGAGCCGGGGAACCTATACACGTTTCGCTAGAAAAGCAGAAGATATTCCCTTCCATCGTTATAAGCATGGTTTCAACAGGTGAGGAAACAGGTAAATTAGATGAAGTTATGTTCAAAGTAGCGGATTTTTACCATGCGCAGGTAACTACCTCTCTCAAGAAACTCGTTTCCTTGGTTGAACCAATTATGATCATGTTTATCGGTGGATTTATTGGCTTCCTTGCTTACACAATGTACAACACAATTTTCTCGATGGAACAAGCAATGGGAGGATAA
- the ispF gene encoding 2-C-methyl-D-erythritol 2,4-cyclodiphosphate synthase — MYRVGIGFDAHPLEANKKGLYLGGVKVSEEYSSIGHSDGDALIHAIVDAILGATNAGNIGIWFPENEENRGRRSTEFLEIIRKKILAGKYEILNIDSVIIIDKVRMNPHIENIRLKLARILGISKGNINVKPKSGNTLYGNSVSVYAVCMLKKVGT; from the coding sequence ATGTATCGGGTAGGAATTGGATTCGATGCTCACCCTTTAGAAGCAAACAAAAAAGGATTATATCTTGGGGGTGTAAAAGTATCTGAGGAATATTCCTCAATTGGCCATTCCGATGGCGATGCATTGATTCATGCCATTGTAGATGCAATATTAGGAGCCACGAATGCCGGCAATATAGGTATCTGGTTTCCGGAAAATGAAGAAAATCGCGGAAGGAGAAGTACTGAGTTCCTTGAAATAATACGAAAAAAGATATTAGCAGGAAAATACGAGATACTGAATATCGATTCTGTGATTATTATAGACAAAGTCAGAATGAATCCTCATATAGAAAACATACGACTAAAACTTGCAAGAATTCTTGGCATAAGTAAAGGGAATATAAATGTGAAACCAAAATCTGGAAATACTTTGTATGGAAATTCAGTGTCTGTATATGCTGTGTGTATGTTAAAAAAGGTGGGGACATAG
- the dnaN gene encoding DNA polymerase III subunit beta has translation MRFSIPRNEFLTRLESVSTAVASKTVKPILSGILFRTAEDSKLELIATDLETSIKTYVQPSEISGTGQFVVDAKVLLEIMRNLPDGKVFFEFQDTNLVIRMEKSRFVLPTMSGEEFPEVEPAQGGWELETSVTALEIMIDRVLFCAAKDEFMRNLNGVYWELEGGYLRLVAADGFRLALAEEKTNQNLEDHFLLTLKSMKDLQSSIKTAGSDDMKIVYDGTRVGFYFDGTEMVARVVEADFPDYKKVLPKAFKTRVVANTSSLSDAIRRASIAARLGSDSIKIEIKEDNMKLIAKSPDHGESSEELEIKKDGEDLIIAFNPKFLLEATKKIDTEEVELNFVDSNSPLQMNPVDVEGYLYIIMPIRLI, from the coding sequence ATGAGATTTTCAATACCAAGGAATGAATTTTTGACACGCCTCGAATCCGTGTCAACCGCTGTTGCTTCAAAGACCGTTAAGCCTATTCTTTCTGGTATACTCTTCAGAACAGCAGAAGACAGCAAGTTAGAACTTATCGCAACTGACCTGGAGACCTCTATAAAGACTTATGTTCAACCAAGCGAAATCTCCGGAACCGGGCAATTTGTCGTTGACGCGAAGGTTTTGCTTGAAATAATGCGTAATTTACCGGATGGAAAGGTTTTCTTTGAGTTTCAGGACACGAACCTCGTCATAAGAATGGAAAAGAGTCGTTTCGTTCTACCCACAATGTCTGGCGAAGAATTTCCAGAGGTAGAACCCGCTCAGGGTGGATGGGAACTGGAAACTTCCGTTACCGCGCTTGAAATAATGATAGATAGGGTGCTCTTTTGTGCGGCAAAAGATGAATTTATGAGAAATCTCAACGGTGTGTACTGGGAACTCGAAGGTGGTTATCTCCGGCTCGTAGCCGCAGATGGATTCAGACTGGCACTCGCTGAGGAAAAAACAAATCAAAACCTCGAAGATCATTTTCTGTTGACACTTAAAAGTATGAAAGACTTGCAATCAAGCATAAAAACAGCTGGATCAGATGACATGAAGATCGTTTATGATGGCACCCGGGTAGGATTCTATTTTGATGGCACAGAGATGGTGGCGAGAGTTGTTGAAGCCGATTTCCCGGATTATAAAAAAGTGCTTCCTAAAGCCTTCAAAACACGTGTTGTAGCTAACACCTCATCATTATCTGATGCTATCAGACGCGCTTCTATCGCCGCCAGGCTCGGAAGTGATTCTATTAAGATCGAGATCAAAGAGGATAACATGAAACTCATTGCTAAGAGCCCAGATCACGGTGAATCCTCTGAAGAGCTTGAAATAAAGAAAGACGGAGAAGACCTTATCATTGCTTTCAATCCAAAATTCTTGCTGGAAGCAACAAAGAAGATAGATACAGAAGAAGTGGAACTCAACTTTGTGGATTCTAACAGTCCGTTGCAGATGAATCCTGTAGATGTTGAAGGATATCTATACATTATAATGCCAATAAGGCTGATCTAA
- the nfi gene encoding endonuclease V, which translates to MKIRCLHDWNVSLEEAADIQRTLKGMLSFEFPAKKVSIVAGVDVSFPQKNLGLCVIVVMDDTLKVIESVYHTQEVHIPYVSGFLSFREGPIFIETVKKLKIVPDLFFFDGQGIAHPRGLGIAAHMGLLLEKPSLGVAKSHLFGSYNEPGRNKGDFSYMYNKTGEIIGTVLRTKKNTKPVFVSPGHMMDVDTAMSLTLKYTGKYRLPEPTRQAHILTQRLRKNHLLR; encoded by the coding sequence ATGAAAATTCGGTGCTTACACGATTGGAATGTTTCTCTGGAAGAAGCCGCTGATATCCAGAGAACCCTGAAAGGAATGTTATCCTTTGAATTTCCTGCGAAAAAGGTTTCAATCGTTGCAGGTGTGGATGTTTCTTTTCCTCAGAAGAATCTAGGGCTCTGTGTGATAGTAGTGATGGATGATACTTTGAAAGTGATTGAAAGTGTCTATCACACCCAGGAAGTTCATATTCCTTATGTGTCGGGGTTCCTTTCCTTTCGAGAAGGCCCAATATTCATTGAAACAGTGAAAAAATTGAAAATAGTTCCTGACCTTTTCTTTTTTGATGGTCAGGGAATAGCGCATCCTCGAGGCCTTGGCATTGCTGCTCATATGGGATTGTTATTGGAAAAGCCATCTTTAGGTGTTGCAAAAAGTCATTTGTTTGGTAGCTACAACGAACCAGGTAGAAATAAAGGAGATTTCTCTTATATGTATAATAAAACCGGGGAGATAATTGGAACAGTTTTAAGAACCAAAAAAAATACAAAACCTGTTTTTGTTTCACCGGGCCATATGATGGATGTTGATACCGCTATGTCATTAACCCTAAAATATACAGGAAAATATAGGTTACCAGAACCAACAAGGCAGGCTCACATACTTACCCAGCGTTTGAGAAAAAATCACCTCTTGCGATAG
- a CDS encoding ROK family protein, with protein MGLVIGIDLGGTETKIGLVDEHGKILNKTTIPTLVSRGREDVVARIANSIHNILDIANEKDKVLAIGIGSPGSIDRDSGKVLFSPNFPDWRDFPLASMIRKHTGLETFIENDANAFILGEWAFGKYKGSKHMIGLTIGTGIGSGVISHGQLITGHNGYAVELGHIIVEPNGPLCGCGSHGCLEAVASATAIVRFAHEYRKRFPDSAIFSSEKIEAKTVIDAAKSGDELGKIIFDRFIDALARGIGGFIHTFNPEVVIVGGGVSKAGDFLLKNLRERVDRYVMTSFKGTAKVDLSDLVEDAGIKGAASIVFYRKR; from the coding sequence ATGGGATTAGTTATTGGCATCGATCTTGGAGGTACAGAAACTAAAATAGGTTTGGTAGATGAACATGGAAAGATTCTGAACAAAACAACTATTCCCACCCTGGTTTCCAGAGGCCGAGAAGATGTGGTGGCACGTATTGCCAATAGTATACATAATATTCTAGACATCGCAAACGAGAAGGACAAAGTGCTTGCCATAGGAATTGGTTCCCCTGGATCAATAGACAGAGATAGCGGAAAGGTCTTATTTTCACCGAATTTTCCGGATTGGAGAGATTTTCCCCTTGCTTCTATGATAAGAAAACATACAGGATTGGAAACTTTTATTGAAAACGATGCCAACGCTTTTATCCTTGGTGAATGGGCTTTTGGGAAATATAAAGGTAGTAAACATATGATAGGACTCACTATCGGAACAGGAATTGGTAGCGGAGTCATTTCTCACGGTCAACTAATAACCGGCCACAACGGTTATGCTGTGGAACTCGGACATATTATTGTGGAGCCAAACGGTCCACTCTGTGGCTGTGGTTCACATGGCTGTTTGGAAGCAGTAGCATCCGCAACGGCAATTGTGCGTTTTGCTCACGAATATAGAAAGCGTTTTCCTGATTCTGCGATTTTCTCATCTGAAAAAATAGAGGCAAAAACCGTTATAGATGCCGCAAAAAGCGGAGATGAACTTGGAAAAATTATTTTTGATAGGTTTATTGATGCTCTTGCACGTGGAATAGGTGGATTCATTCACACGTTCAACCCGGAAGTAGTAATAGTCGGCGGAGGTGTGAGTAAAGCGGGAGACTTTCTACTAAAAAACCTTAGAGAACGGGTTGATAGATACGTAATGACTTCATTCAAGGGAACGGCCAAAGTAGATCTAAGTGATCTGGTGGAAGATGCCGGAATAAAAGGGGCCGCTTCCATCGTTTTCTATCGCAAGAGGTGA
- the rho gene encoding transcription termination factor Rho, which produces MREVEIDISQLLKMPIRELYKLARKYSITGYTQMAKKDLIFAVLKAQTESYGYFFAEGVLEITDGGYGFLRTLDNNLLPSSNDIYVSQSQIRRFNLNTGDWVAGQVRSPKEGEKYFALLRIEAINQKPVSYAEERISFQNLVPVYPDEKFILETEPYIVSTRIIDLFSPIGKGQRGLIVAPPKAGKTTLLKEIANGIAENHPNTIRIILLIDERPEEVTDLRRSTDAHVIAAPFDMSPDKQIRVAELTLEMAKRLVEFGYDVVILLDSITRLARAYNLYVPPSGKLLSGGVDPSALYHPKHFFGAARNIEDGGSLTIISTALVETGSKMDEVIFEEFKGTGNMELVLSRQLANKRIFPAINLNLSGTRKEELLLPPEILRKVWVLRRMLAGISEEEGLKVIVDKMKTTKSNEEFLDLIDLEKSRY; this is translated from the coding sequence ATCAGGGAAGTGGAAATCGACATTTCCCAGCTTCTCAAAATGCCCATACGTGAACTCTACAAACTCGCGAGAAAATACTCCATCACCGGTTATACACAAATGGCAAAGAAAGATCTTATCTTTGCTGTGCTCAAAGCACAAACCGAATCTTATGGATACTTCTTTGCTGAAGGTGTGCTTGAGATAACTGACGGGGGCTATGGGTTTCTTAGAACCCTTGATAACAATCTCTTACCAAGTTCTAACGATATATACGTCAGTCAATCTCAGATTCGCAGATTCAACCTGAATACGGGTGATTGGGTTGCGGGTCAGGTCCGTTCTCCCAAAGAAGGAGAAAAGTATTTTGCACTGTTGAGAATCGAAGCAATCAATCAAAAACCCGTGTCTTACGCTGAAGAGAGAATAAGTTTCCAGAATCTTGTTCCTGTTTATCCGGATGAAAAGTTCATTCTCGAAACGGAACCATATATTGTTAGCACAAGGATAATTGATTTGTTTTCTCCAATCGGCAAAGGCCAGAGAGGGCTTATCGTCGCACCACCTAAAGCTGGAAAAACCACTCTGCTCAAAGAGATCGCCAATGGAATCGCGGAAAATCATCCAAACACAATACGAATTATTCTTTTGATAGATGAACGCCCAGAAGAGGTTACCGACTTACGAAGGTCAACTGATGCTCACGTAATAGCTGCCCCATTTGATATGTCACCTGACAAACAGATAAGAGTTGCAGAGTTGACACTGGAAATGGCCAAGCGTCTGGTCGAGTTTGGCTACGACGTCGTGATATTGCTGGACAGTATCACTCGTCTTGCAAGGGCATACAACCTCTACGTTCCCCCAAGTGGAAAACTTCTCAGTGGTGGTGTCGACCCATCTGCACTGTATCATCCAAAGCATTTCTTTGGTGCTGCCAGGAATATTGAAGACGGAGGAAGTTTGACCATAATATCCACCGCGTTGGTTGAAACTGGAAGCAAGATGGATGAAGTTATTTTTGAAGAATTCAAAGGCACTGGAAATATGGAATTGGTTCTCTCTAGACAACTCGCCAACAAACGAATATTCCCTGCAATAAATCTAAACCTTTCCGGAACAAGGAAGGAAGAACTCCTGCTTCCGCCTGAAATTCTAAGGAAAGTTTGGGTTCTCAGAAGAATGCTTGCGGGAATCAGTGAAGAGGAAGGATTAAAAGTCATTGTAGATAAAATGAAAACCACTAAATCCAACGAGGAATTTCTTGATCTGATAGATCTCGAAAAAAGCAGATATTGA
- the fsa gene encoding fructose-6-phosphate aldolase: MRIFLDTANIEEIKKAVAWGVIDGVTTNPTLIAREKAPFTERIKEICETVKGPVSAEVVALDYEGMVKEARDLAMLDEHVVIKIPMTPEGIKAVKTLSSEGIKTNVTLVFSAVQALLAAKAGATYVSPFIGRVDDISSDGLRLVEDIVAIFSNYGFQTNVLAASIRHPMHVLELATIGVDIVTMPFNVLEKLFHHPLTDKGIERFLNDWEEYRKGTGL; encoded by the coding sequence ATGCGAATATTCCTGGACACCGCTAATATTGAAGAGATTAAGAAAGCTGTGGCCTGGGGAGTAATCGATGGAGTTACTACAAATCCAACATTGATAGCTCGCGAAAAAGCCCCTTTCACAGAGAGAATAAAAGAAATCTGCGAAACAGTGAAGGGCCCTGTCAGTGCGGAGGTCGTTGCACTGGATTATGAAGGAATGGTGAAAGAAGCACGGGATCTTGCAATGCTCGATGAACACGTCGTTATCAAAATTCCAATGACTCCTGAAGGAATCAAAGCGGTAAAAACCCTTTCATCTGAAGGAATTAAAACAAATGTTACTCTTGTTTTCAGTGCGGTTCAAGCTCTTCTGGCAGCAAAAGCGGGCGCAACGTATGTAAGCCCGTTTATCGGGCGTGTGGACGATATCTCCTCTGATGGCTTGAGGCTTGTTGAGGATATCGTTGCTATATTCTCAAATTATGGTTTTCAAACAAACGTTCTCGCAGCGAGTATACGCCATCCGATGCACGTGCTGGAACTCGCTACAATCGGCGTAGACATTGTAACTATGCCCTTTAATGTTCTCGAAAAACTCTTTCATCACCCCCTAACTGACAAAGGAATTGAAAGGTTCTTAAATGACTGGGAAGAATACAGAAAAGGTACAGGCCTTTGA
- the rplQ gene encoding 50S ribosomal protein L17, with translation MRHRVKKKKLNRPHSQRLALMRGLARELFEHGTIITTTAKAKAVKPFVESIITKAKKAALYAKEINERSNGDPEIQALRSKNVALRREINRHFNDRKLVKKICDEIAVNYIDRNGGYTRIIKVGRRRGDAAELSILQLVETKSEENVEN, from the coding sequence ATGAGACATAGAGTCAAGAAGAAAAAGCTCAACAGACCTCACAGCCAAAGGCTCGCATTAATGCGAGGTCTTGCGAGGGAGCTTTTCGAGCATGGAACAATTATCACCACCACAGCTAAAGCAAAAGCGGTAAAACCCTTTGTCGAATCAATAATAACCAAAGCTAAGAAAGCGGCCCTTTACGCAAAAGAAATCAATGAAAGATCCAACGGTGATCCTGAAATCCAGGCTTTGCGATCAAAAAACGTCGCTCTAAGAAGAGAAATCAACAGGCATTTCAATGACAGAAAACTTGTTAAAAAAATCTGTGATGAGATCGCTGTTAATTACATCGACAGAAACGGTGGTTACACGAGAATTATCAAGGTAGGTAGAAGAAGAGGAGACGCCGCTGAACTCTCTATTCTTCAACTCGTAGAAACAAAAAGCGAAGAAAACGTTGAAAACTAA
- a CDS encoding DNA-directed RNA polymerase subunit alpha produces the protein MVGFVMPKSLKIEEEREEQNSYYAKFVLSPMERGYAVTIGNALRRVLLSSIPSMAITRLKIPGKYHEYDTIDGVKEDILEIILNLKKVQLKPALEFSDPVKLSIEKKGPAILTAGDIKAPTGVEVVNPSQYIATLNEDAAVYMELFAEIGKGFVPVSEMELEQDVEMIYIDGIFSPVLKVNFISENVRVGKKTDYDKLILEVWTKKSIKPTEALLKATDILIKHFEVTTSSLNQVLDNSGILVNSASIFEPEEPQPEEEPVEEPISEEDSVLSRRIEELELSVRSLNCLKRDKINTIGDLISRTEADLLKIRNFGDKSMEEVKKKLKEKFNLSLKKEQ, from the coding sequence ATGGTTGGATTTGTAATGCCAAAATCTCTAAAGATTGAAGAGGAGAGAGAGGAACAGAACAGTTATTACGCAAAGTTTGTCCTTTCACCAATGGAAAGAGGATACGCTGTAACCATAGGAAATGCGCTCAGAAGAGTTCTCCTCTCCTCAATTCCAAGTATGGCAATAACCAGATTGAAAATCCCGGGGAAATATCATGAGTATGATACAATCGATGGGGTTAAAGAGGACATCCTTGAAATAATCCTGAATTTAAAAAAAGTGCAGCTTAAACCTGCCCTAGAGTTTTCTGATCCTGTTAAGCTAAGCATAGAGAAAAAGGGCCCAGCTATTTTAACTGCTGGAGATATAAAAGCTCCTACAGGAGTCGAAGTGGTTAACCCTTCCCAATATATAGCCACCTTAAATGAAGATGCTGCTGTTTACATGGAGCTCTTTGCTGAAATTGGTAAGGGTTTCGTTCCAGTCTCGGAAATGGAGCTGGAACAGGATGTGGAAATGATCTATATAGATGGTATATTCAGTCCGGTTCTTAAAGTCAATTTCATTTCCGAAAATGTTCGTGTAGGAAAGAAAACCGACTACGACAAACTCATTCTGGAAGTCTGGACAAAGAAATCTATAAAACCAACAGAAGCGCTTTTAAAGGCAACAGATATATTGATAAAGCATTTTGAGGTTACCACATCAAGTCTGAATCAGGTACTTGATAATTCAGGAATTTTAGTAAACAGCGCTTCGATTTTTGAACCCGAAGAACCCCAACCGGAAGAAGAACCTGTTGAAGAACCCATCTCAGAAGAGGATTCCGTGCTTTCAAGACGTATAGAAGAACTGGAACTATCCGTAAGGTCGCTTAACTGTCTGAAGCGCGATAAAATCAACACAATTGGTGACCTTATAAGCAGAACAGAGGCTGATCTTCTTAAAATAAGGAACTTTGGTGATAAATCAATGGAAGAAGTCAAGAAAAAATTGAAGGAGAAGTTCAACCTCTCACTAAAGAAAGAACAGTAA
- the rpsD gene encoding 30S ribosomal protein S4: MARYTGPVCKLCRREGFKLYLKGERCFTPKCAVVKRPFAPGQHGSATRKLTQYGMQLRSKQALKRMYGVLEKQFRRYFEIASRKSEETGTALIKVLESRLDNVVYRMGFASSRKQARQLVSHGHVLVNGRKVNKASYSVRPGDIIEIKEKSKAKVPVKEAIEASRNRTTPPWLEIDFDAARGTFVRFPEREEVDIPVDLQSIIELYSK, translated from the coding sequence ATGGCCAGATACACTGGACCTGTTTGCAAGCTTTGCAGACGTGAAGGGTTCAAACTGTATTTGAAGGGAGAAAGATGCTTCACTCCCAAATGTGCTGTTGTCAAACGTCCTTTTGCTCCTGGACAACACGGCAGCGCAACACGCAAACTTACACAATATGGTATGCAGCTTAGATCCAAACAGGCGCTCAAAAGAATGTACGGTGTTCTTGAAAAACAGTTCAGAAGGTATTTTGAAATTGCATCCAGAAAGTCTGAAGAAACCGGTACAGCTCTCATTAAAGTACTGGAAAGCAGACTGGACAATGTGGTTTACAGAATGGGCTTTGCTTCCAGCAGAAAACAGGCTCGCCAGCTTGTCAGTCATGGTCACGTTCTCGTAAATGGCAGAAAAGTCAACAAGGCATCTTACAGTGTGAGACCGGGTGATATTATCGAGATCAAAGAAAAGAGCAAAGCAAAAGTTCCTGTTAAAGAAGCGATCGAGGCTTCCAGGAATCGAACCACACCTCCATGGCTGGAAATCGATTTCGATGCGGCTAGAGGAACATTTGTTAGATTCCCTGAGAGAGAAGAAGTAGATATTCCTGTCGATCTGCAATCCATCATCGAGCTCTACTCGAAGTAA
- the rpsK gene encoding 30S ribosomal protein S11 encodes MARNRSSRTKKRKKLNIDRGVVHIKSTFNNTIITLSDLDGNTILWASGGTVGYSGSKKSTPYAAQLAADKIAKEALKLGLTRVSIEVKGPGAGREAAIRTIQAAGLVVDSIKDITPIPHNGCRPRRRRRV; translated from the coding sequence ATGGCAAGGAATAGGTCATCAAGAACCAAAAAAAGAAAAAAGTTAAATATTGATCGTGGTGTTGTCCATATCAAATCCACGTTCAATAACACGATCATCACTCTGTCGGATTTAGATGGGAATACGATCCTCTGGGCATCCGGAGGTACCGTTGGTTATTCTGGATCAAAAAAATCAACCCCTTACGCAGCCCAACTGGCTGCCGACAAGATAGCCAAGGAAGCCTTGAAACTTGGACTTACAAGAGTCTCAATTGAGGTTAAGGGTCCCGGTGCGGGAAGAGAAGCTGCTATTAGAACCATTCAGGCAGCCGGTCTTGTTGTGGACTCTATAAAGGATATCACCCCAATCCCGCACAATGGGTGCAGACCCAGAAGAAGACGCAGAGTATAA
- the rpsM gene encoding 30S ribosomal protein S13, with product MARIVGVELPNNKKTFVALTYIYGIGPARAKEILKNTNIDGDKRVKDLTDEEISRISKYITDHYKVEGELRQEVERNIKRLIEIGCYRGIRHKIGLPVRGQKTHSNARTRKGPRASRIKKK from the coding sequence ATGGCACGTATCGTTGGTGTTGAATTGCCAAACAACAAGAAGACCTTTGTTGCTCTAACATACATATATGGAATAGGTCCTGCCAGGGCAAAAGAAATCCTGAAAAACACAAACATAGACGGTGATAAGAGGGTTAAAGATCTCACAGACGAAGAGATCAGTAGAATTTCCAAGTATATAACCGACCATTACAAGGTTGAAGGTGAACTTCGTCAGGAAGTAGAGCGCAATATCAAGAGATTGATAGAGATAGGATGTTACCGCGGCATAAGGCACAAGATTGGACTACCTGTTAGAGGCCAGAAGACCCATTCCAACGCGAGAACAAGAAAAGGTCCAAGGGCCAGCAGGATTAAGAAGAAATAG
- the rpmJ gene encoding 50S ribosomal protein L36 has protein sequence MKVRASVKKRCEHCKLIKRKGRVMVVCSKNPRHNQRQG, from the coding sequence GTGAAAGTAAGAGCGTCGGTAAAAAAACGTTGCGAACACTGCAAGCTCATAAAAAGAAAAGGAAGAGTTATGGTTGTGTGTTCGAAAAATCCAAGGCACAACCAGCGCCAGGGTTAA
- the infA gene encoding translation initiation factor IF-1, with translation MADKSDVIKMEGVVIESMPNATFKVKLDNDHIVLAHISGRMRKNFIRLIPGDRVIVEVSIYDLSKGRIVFRKKINKGGA, from the coding sequence ATGGCTGATAAAAGCGATGTAATTAAAATGGAAGGTGTGGTAATTGAATCAATGCCCAATGCCACATTTAAGGTGAAACTCGACAATGACCATATCGTACTGGCACACATTTCCGGAAGAATGAGGAAAAATTTCATACGTTTGATTCCGGGTGACCGCGTTATCGTAGAAGTATCCATTTACGATCTAAGCAAAGGAAGAATAGTTTTTCGAAAGAAAATAAACAAAGGAGGAGCATAA
- the map gene encoding type I methionyl aminopeptidase: protein MIRLKSPEEIRKIEYAAKIVAEVLELISENILNGATAYDLERIAEEFILNAGAKPAFKGYNGYPYVLCVSVNEEIVHGFPLKDKIFKKGDLVTVDCGVIKDGYYGDAARTFVVDNFNSERDRKLMEITERALYMAIDVAVPGNRVGDIGYTIQNFVEANGFSVIRDYVGHGVGIALHEDPQIPNYGKKGMGALLRAGMTIAIEPMISSGSYRVEVLNDGWTAVTIDRSKAAHFEHTIVIEKNGSRILSSL from the coding sequence ATGATAAGGTTGAAATCTCCTGAAGAAATCCGTAAAATCGAATATGCTGCTAAAATTGTTGCGGAAGTCCTAGAATTGATAAGTGAAAACATACTAAACGGTGCAACCGCATATGATCTGGAAAGGATAGCTGAAGAATTCATCCTTAACGCCGGGGCAAAGCCAGCATTTAAAGGATACAACGGATATCCTTATGTACTTTGTGTTTCTGTGAACGAAGAAATTGTTCATGGATTTCCTTTGAAGGACAAGATCTTCAAAAAGGGAGACCTTGTCACGGTTGACTGTGGTGTAATTAAGGATGGATATTACGGTGATGCAGCACGGACATTCGTTGTTGACAACTTCAATAGTGAAAGAGACAGGAAACTGATGGAAATCACCGAACGTGCCCTTTATATGGCTATCGACGTAGCTGTTCCAGGTAACCGTGTTGGTGATATAGGGTACACGATCCAAAATTTCGTCGAAGCAAATGGGTTTTCTGTAATAAGAGATTACGTAGGCCATGGAGTTGGGATTGCACTGCACGAAGATCCGCAAATACCCAATTATGGTAAAAAAGGAATGGGTGCTTTGTTACGTGCAGGAATGACTATAGCAATCGAACCAATGATATCCAGTGGCAGTTACAGGGTAGAGGTTCTCAATGATGGATGGACTGCTGTTACCATTGATCGTTCGAAGGCAGCTCATTTTGAGCATACAATCGTCATCGAGAAGAATGGTTCGCGTATTCTCTCAAGCTTGTGA